One Nocardioides luti DNA window includes the following coding sequences:
- a CDS encoding ABC transporter ATP-binding protein, whose translation MIELRGIRFSYDDHRVLDGVDLTIDEGELVLVSGPTGVGKSTLLGVVTGLVPRFSGGHLEGDVLLDGVSVVRRPPRDRAHAVGYVGQDPAAGFVTDTVEEELAYGMEQLGLPADTMRRRVEETLDLLGIAELRHRDLRTLSGGQQQRVAIGSVLTMHPRLLVLDEPTSALDPTAAEDVLATLTRLVHDLGVSVLLAEHRLERVVPFADRMCLLTGDGRVVVGEPAELLATSPVVPPIVELGRAAGWHPLPLSVRDARRRARDLSSLVAPLAPVPVPADHGVALHTRGLTVTHGSTVALRDVGVSLASGRVTALMGRNGSGKSSLLWALQGSGRRHSGDVRVQHAGSGPLDPAALDPAGRRALVGLVPQNAADLLYLETVADECAAADGGADSADGGCRAILDRLVPGIPATTHPRDLSEGQRLALALSLVLVSRPDVVLLDEPTRGLDYVAKQVLAGILRELADDGHAVLVATHDVEFVAQAADDVVVLAEGEIVSSGPVRRVVAESPSFAPQVTKVMGPDWLRVDEVVAALASA comes from the coding sequence ATGATCGAGCTGCGCGGGATCCGCTTCTCCTACGACGACCACCGGGTGCTCGACGGTGTCGACCTCACGATCGACGAGGGCGAGCTCGTCCTGGTCTCGGGGCCGACCGGGGTCGGCAAGTCCACCCTGCTGGGCGTCGTGACCGGTCTGGTGCCGCGCTTCAGCGGCGGCCACCTCGAGGGCGACGTCCTGCTCGACGGGGTCAGCGTGGTGCGGCGACCGCCGCGCGACCGCGCCCACGCCGTCGGCTACGTCGGCCAGGACCCGGCCGCGGGCTTCGTCACCGACACCGTCGAGGAGGAGCTGGCCTACGGCATGGAGCAGCTCGGGCTGCCGGCCGACACCATGCGGCGCCGGGTCGAGGAGACCCTCGACCTGCTCGGGATCGCCGAGCTGCGCCACCGCGACCTCCGCACCCTGTCCGGCGGCCAGCAGCAGCGGGTCGCGATCGGCTCCGTGCTGACCATGCACCCCCGGCTGCTCGTGCTCGACGAGCCGACCTCGGCGCTCGACCCGACCGCCGCCGAGGACGTCCTCGCGACCCTCACGCGTCTCGTGCACGACCTCGGGGTGAGCGTGCTGCTCGCCGAGCACCGCCTCGAGCGGGTCGTGCCGTTCGCCGACCGGATGTGCCTGCTGACGGGTGACGGCCGCGTCGTCGTGGGGGAGCCGGCCGAGCTGCTCGCGACTTCGCCCGTGGTGCCGCCGATCGTCGAGCTCGGCCGGGCCGCCGGGTGGCACCCGCTGCCGCTGAGCGTCCGCGACGCCCGCCGCCGGGCCCGCGACCTCAGCAGCCTCGTCGCGCCGCTCGCGCCCGTGCCCGTCCCGGCCGACCACGGCGTCGCGCTACACACCCGGGGCCTGACCGTCACGCACGGATCGACCGTGGCGCTGCGCGACGTCGGCGTCTCGCTCGCCTCCGGCCGGGTGACCGCGCTGATGGGCCGCAACGGCTCCGGCAAGTCCAGCCTGCTCTGGGCGCTGCAGGGCAGCGGGCGACGCCACTCCGGCGACGTACGCGTCCAGCACGCCGGCTCCGGCCCCCTCGACCCCGCCGCGCTCGACCCCGCCGGGCGTCGTGCGCTGGTCGGCCTGGTGCCCCAGAACGCTGCCGACCTGCTCTACCTCGAGACGGTCGCCGACGAGTGCGCGGCGGCCGACGGTGGTGCCGACAGCGCGGACGGCGGGTGCCGCGCGATCCTCGACCGACTGGTGCCCGGCATCCCGGCCACCACCCACCCCCGCGACCTCTCGGAGGGCCAGCGCCTGGCGCTGGCGCTGTCGCTGGTCCTGGTCTCCCGCCCCGACGTCGTGCTGCTCGACGAGCCGACGCGTGGTCTCGACTACGTCGCCAAGCAGGTGCTGGCCGGCATTCTCCGCGAGCTCGCCGACGACGGCCACGCCGTCCTCGTCGCGACCCACGACGTCGAGTTCGTCGCCCAGGCCGCCGACGACGTGGTCGTCCTCGCCGAGGGCGAGATCGTCTCCTCCGGGCCGGTACGCCGGGTGGTCGCCGAGTCCCCGTCGTTCGCGCCCCAGGTCACCAAGGTGATGGGCCCCGACTGGCTGCGCGTCGACGAGGTCGTCGCGGCCCTGGCGTCGGCATGA
- a CDS encoding energy-coupling factor transporter transmembrane component T, which produces MTLLSGGARLPRDLHPVAWWLWAIGLATAASLTTNPLLLLLLVGVATVVVMARRSDQPWARSFRLYVTVGVVIVVVRVVFRLVFGGTYGGHVLLDLPAVPLPDWVAGLTLLGPVTQESLLAGLYDGLRLATIVICIGAANALANPKRLLRSVPPALYEIGTALVVAVTVLPQFADSVRRVRAAQALRAGATGRVARLRRFLVPVLEDALERSLALAAGMDARGYGRATGLGPARRRATGALMLLGLVGICVGTYAVLDRTAPRWLALPMLLVGALAAAGGLLSAGRRVERSRYRPDRWQWPELAVVASGVLVGVAGWWVSGHQVPVAYPSLLAVPTVSGVVLVAAVVGMVGALCSPPPFTPYDVPQPARRPQEVAA; this is translated from the coding sequence GTGACCCTCCTGTCCGGCGGCGCCCGCCTCCCGCGCGACCTGCACCCCGTGGCCTGGTGGCTGTGGGCGATCGGTCTCGCCACCGCGGCCTCGCTCACGACGAACCCGCTGCTGCTCCTGCTGCTCGTGGGCGTCGCGACGGTCGTGGTGATGGCGCGCCGCTCGGACCAGCCGTGGGCGCGCTCGTTCCGGCTCTACGTCACGGTGGGAGTCGTGATCGTGGTCGTGCGGGTGGTCTTCCGCCTCGTCTTCGGAGGGACGTACGGCGGGCACGTGCTGCTCGACCTGCCCGCCGTCCCCCTCCCGGACTGGGTCGCCGGCCTCACCCTGCTCGGCCCGGTCACGCAGGAGTCGCTGCTGGCGGGGCTCTACGACGGGCTCCGGCTGGCCACGATCGTGATCTGCATCGGCGCCGCCAACGCGCTCGCCAACCCCAAGCGGCTGCTCCGCTCGGTGCCGCCCGCGCTCTACGAGATCGGCACCGCCCTGGTCGTCGCGGTGACGGTGCTCCCGCAGTTCGCCGACAGCGTCCGCCGGGTGCGGGCCGCCCAGGCGCTGCGGGCGGGGGCGACCGGCCGGGTCGCCCGGCTGCGCCGCTTCCTCGTCCCGGTCCTCGAGGACGCCCTCGAGCGCTCGCTGGCCCTGGCGGCCGGGATGGACGCCCGCGGCTACGGCCGCGCCACCGGTCTCGGCCCGGCCCGCCGCCGCGCGACCGGCGCGCTGATGCTGCTCGGCCTCGTCGGCATCTGTGTCGGCACCTACGCCGTCCTCGACCGTACCGCCCCGCGCTGGCTGGCCCTGCCCATGCTGCTCGTCGGGGCGCTCGCCGCCGCCGGAGGGCTGCTCAGCGCGGGTCGCCGCGTCGAGCGCAGCCGCTACCGCCCCGACCGCTGGCAGTGGCCCGAGCTGGCCGTCGTCGCGTCCGGCGTCCTCGTCGGAGTCGCCGGCTGGTGGGTCTCCGGCCACCAGGTCCCCGTCGCCTACCCCAGCCTGCTCGCCGTCCCGACCGTCAGCGGCGTGGTGCTCGTCGCCGCGGTCGTCGGGATGGTCGGCGCGCTCTGCTCACCGCCCCCCTTCACGCCGTACGACGTCCCGCAGCCGGCCCGGCGACCCCAGGAGGTCGCGGCATGA
- the gatB gene encoding Asp-tRNA(Asn)/Glu-tRNA(Gln) amidotransferase subunit GatB yields the protein MSATAATLVDWDDVLASYDPALGLEVHVELNTNTKMFCGCPAVFGGEPNTQTCPTCLGLPGAMPAVNRKAVESAIRIGLALNCEIAEWCRFARKNYFYPDMPKNFQTSQYDEPIAFEGYLDVDVDGETFRVEIERAHMEEDTGKSLHVGGATGRIHGADYSLVDYNRAGIPLIEIVTKPIRGAGEKAPAIARAYVSQLRDLIVALGVSEARMDQGNLRADVNLSLAPKGSDVLGTRTETKNVNSFRSVERAVRYEMQRHAAVLDGGGSILQETRHWHEDTGVTTSGREKSDADDYRYFPEPDLVPVAPSREWVDELRATLPENPLLKRARLQGDWGFTDLEMRDVIASGTVGLIEETVAAGASPQAARKWWLSELGRRANDAGVEITALGVSPAQVAAVQALVDAGTVNDKLARQVFDGLIAGEGTPEEIVAARGLAVVSDDGALGAAVDAAIAANPDVADKIREGKVAAAGALIGAVMKEMRGQADAGRVRELVLEKLT from the coding sequence ATGAGTGCCACCGCCGCGACCCTGGTCGACTGGGACGACGTCCTGGCGTCGTACGACCCCGCCCTCGGCCTCGAGGTCCACGTCGAGCTGAACACGAACACCAAGATGTTCTGCGGCTGCCCGGCGGTCTTCGGCGGCGAGCCGAACACCCAGACCTGCCCGACCTGCCTGGGCCTGCCCGGCGCGATGCCCGCGGTGAACCGCAAGGCCGTCGAGTCGGCCATCCGGATCGGTCTCGCGCTCAACTGCGAGATCGCGGAGTGGTGCCGCTTCGCGCGGAAGAACTACTTCTACCCGGACATGCCGAAGAACTTCCAGACGTCGCAGTACGACGAGCCGATCGCGTTCGAGGGCTACCTCGACGTCGACGTGGACGGTGAGACCTTCCGCGTCGAGATCGAGCGCGCGCACATGGAGGAGGACACCGGGAAGTCGCTGCACGTCGGCGGCGCCACTGGCCGCATCCACGGCGCCGACTACTCGCTGGTCGACTACAACCGCGCCGGCATCCCGCTCATCGAGATCGTCACCAAGCCGATCCGGGGAGCGGGGGAGAAGGCCCCGGCGATCGCTCGGGCGTACGTCTCCCAGCTGCGTGACCTGATCGTCGCGCTCGGCGTCTCCGAGGCCCGGATGGACCAGGGCAACCTGCGCGCGGACGTCAACCTCTCGCTCGCGCCGAAGGGCTCCGACGTGCTCGGCACCCGCACCGAGACCAAGAACGTCAACTCGTTCCGCTCGGTCGAGCGCGCGGTCCGCTACGAGATGCAGCGTCACGCCGCGGTGCTCGACGGGGGCGGCTCGATCCTGCAGGAGACCCGCCACTGGCACGAGGACACCGGCGTGACCACCAGCGGTCGCGAGAAGTCCGATGCCGACGACTACCGCTACTTCCCCGAGCCGGACCTCGTGCCGGTCGCGCCGTCGCGCGAGTGGGTCGACGAGCTACGCGCCACCCTGCCGGAGAACCCGCTCCTCAAGCGGGCCCGGCTCCAGGGCGACTGGGGCTTCACCGACCTCGAGATGCGCGACGTCATCGCCTCGGGCACGGTCGGCCTGATCGAGGAGACCGTCGCCGCCGGCGCCTCCCCGCAGGCGGCCCGCAAGTGGTGGCTCTCCGAGCTCGGCCGCCGGGCGAACGACGCCGGCGTCGAGATCACCGCGCTCGGCGTCTCGCCGGCCCAGGTCGCGGCCGTCCAGGCCCTGGTCGACGCCGGCACGGTCAACGACAAGCTGGCCCGCCAGGTGTTCGACGGCCTGATCGCCGGCGAGGGCACCCCCGAGGAGATCGTGGCCGCCCGCGGGCTCGCCGTGGTCTCCGACGACGGGGCGCTCGGTGCGGCGGTGGACGCCGCGATCGCCGCCAACCCCGACGTCGCCGACAAGATCCGCGAGGGCAAGGTCGCCGCCGCCGGCGCCCTGATCGGTGCGGTCATGAAGGAGATGCGGGGCCAGGCCGACGCCGGCCGGGTCCGCGAGCTGGTCCTCGAGAAGCTGACCTGA
- the gatA gene encoding Asp-tRNA(Asn)/Glu-tRNA(Gln) amidotransferase subunit GatA produces the protein MSAPSSTTTGTDWTRRTAAELADALAAGEVTSVELTQAHLDRIAAVDGAVHAFLHVDAEGALAQAAASDERRAHGQLASPLDGVPIAVKDVLATQGLPTTCGSKILEGWVPPYDATVVVRLRAAGLPILGKTNMDEFAMGSSTEHSAYGPTHNPWDLDRIPGGSGGGSAAAVAAFEAPLAIGTDTGGSIRQPGAVTGTVGVKPTYGGVSRFGLVALANSLDQAGPVTRTVLDSALLHEIIGGHDPLDSTSVDQPLPALVDAARQGAAGDLTGLRVGVVTELGGDGYQPGVLARFQESLDLLVKAGAEIVEVSCPSFVHAMAAYYLILPAEASSNLAKFDAMRYGLRVLPEHIDNPSAEDVMRATRDAGFGDEVKRRIILGTYALSSGYYDAYYGQAQKVRTLISRDFEAAFEKADVLVSPTAPTTAFKLGEKLDDPIAMYLNDLATIPANLAGVPGISVPSGLAEEDGLPAGFQILAPALADDRLYRVGAALEAALAAQWGGPLLDQAPALEGASA, from the coding sequence GTGAGCGCGCCGAGCAGCACCACGACCGGCACCGACTGGACCCGCCGCACCGCGGCCGAGCTCGCCGACGCCCTCGCGGCCGGCGAGGTGACCTCGGTCGAGCTGACCCAGGCCCACCTCGACCGCATCGCCGCGGTCGACGGCGCCGTGCACGCCTTCCTCCACGTCGACGCCGAGGGCGCCCTGGCGCAGGCGGCCGCGTCCGACGAGCGTCGCGCCCACGGCCAGCTGGCCTCGCCGCTGGACGGCGTCCCGATCGCGGTCAAGGACGTGCTGGCCACGCAGGGCCTGCCGACCACCTGCGGCTCGAAGATCCTCGAGGGCTGGGTGCCGCCGTACGACGCCACCGTCGTCGTCCGGCTCCGCGCCGCCGGCCTCCCGATCCTCGGCAAGACCAACATGGACGAGTTCGCCATGGGCTCCTCGACCGAGCACTCGGCGTACGGCCCCACCCACAACCCGTGGGACCTCGACCGGATCCCCGGCGGCTCGGGCGGTGGCTCGGCCGCGGCCGTGGCGGCCTTCGAGGCGCCGCTCGCGATCGGCACCGACACCGGCGGCTCGATCCGCCAGCCCGGTGCCGTCACCGGCACCGTCGGCGTGAAGCCGACGTACGGCGGGGTGTCCCGCTTCGGGCTCGTCGCGCTGGCCAACTCCCTCGACCAGGCCGGCCCGGTGACCAGGACCGTCCTGGACTCGGCCCTGCTGCACGAGATCATCGGCGGGCACGACCCGCTCGACTCGACCAGCGTCGACCAGCCCCTCCCGGCCCTCGTCGACGCCGCCCGCCAGGGTGCGGCCGGCGACCTCACCGGCCTGCGGGTCGGCGTCGTCACCGAGCTCGGGGGCGACGGCTACCAGCCGGGCGTGCTCGCCCGCTTCCAGGAGTCGCTCGACCTGCTCGTGAAGGCGGGGGCGGAGATCGTCGAGGTGTCGTGCCCGAGCTTCGTGCACGCGATGGCGGCCTACTACCTCATCCTGCCGGCCGAGGCGTCCAGCAACCTCGCGAAGTTCGACGCCATGCGCTACGGCCTGCGCGTGCTGCCCGAGCACATCGACAACCCCAGCGCCGAGGACGTCATGCGGGCCACCCGCGACGCCGGCTTCGGCGACGAGGTGAAGCGCCGGATCATCCTCGGCACCTACGCCCTGTCCAGCGGCTACTACGACGCCTACTACGGCCAGGCCCAGAAGGTGCGGACGCTGATCAGCCGCGACTTCGAGGCCGCCTTCGAGAAGGCCGACGTGCTCGTCTCGCCGACCGCGCCGACCACGGCGTTCAAGCTCGGCGAGAAGCTCGACGACCCGATCGCGATGTACCTCAACGACCTCGCGACCATCCCCGCCAACCTCGCCGGCGTCCCCGGGATCTCGGTCCCCAGCGGGCTCGCCGAGGAGGACGGCCTGCCGGCCGGGTTCCAGATCCTGGCGCCCGCGCTCGCCGACGACCGCCTCTACCGCGTCGGTGCCGCCCTCGAGGCCGCGCTCGCGGCGCAGTGGGGCGGCCCGCTGCTCGACCAGGCCCCCGCTCTCGAAGGAGCATCCGCATGA
- the gatC gene encoding Asp-tRNA(Asn)/Glu-tRNA(Gln) amidotransferase subunit GatC — translation MPDISRDEVAHLANLARIDLDDAELDHLAPQLSVILESVASIQGVAGDDIPPTSHALPLTNVFREDVLRPSLTAEQALSGAPAQEQQRFSVPRILGDEQ, via the coding sequence ATGCCTGACATTTCCCGCGACGAGGTCGCGCACCTGGCGAACCTCGCCCGGATCGACCTCGACGACGCCGAGCTCGACCACCTCGCCCCGCAGCTGTCGGTGATCCTGGAGTCGGTCGCGTCGATCCAGGGCGTCGCCGGCGACGACATCCCGCCGACCTCCCACGCGCTGCCGCTGACCAACGTCTTCCGCGAGGACGTCCTGCGGCCGAGCCTGACCGCCGAGCAGGCGCTCTCCGGCGCCCCGGCGCAGGAGCAGCAGCGGTTCTCCGTCCCGCGGATCCTGGGGGACGAGCAGTGA
- a CDS encoding cobalamin-dependent protein: MTTAVHPDDREAYWLAVEAADESAAYAAAVAAHGRGVPLDSVLVDLVSAAQLRVGELWATNSWTVAREHAATAVSESVVRRLADDLPVDPDAELLLVACVEREWHGLPALVVAQTLRSWGHRVDHLGANATRERVVERILATRPRAVLLSASLSSSLPRVHRQVAAIRETGTPVVVGGRAFDSAGVRARRLGATAYAGSPRDAVEVLATLPHEVPPAPELTHAGVAEARELQARADDLARDLVLGTDTRLGLSGGGEAAVPPDDWRVVLATFAPHVVDCVVGALLTEDDTVLADSRAWLAEVLAGRGADPAAADAMWETLARLLTGLPEASRLLGRG, translated from the coding sequence GTGACCACCGCCGTCCACCCCGACGACCGCGAGGCGTACTGGCTCGCCGTCGAGGCCGCCGACGAGAGCGCGGCGTACGCCGCCGCCGTCGCCGCCCACGGTCGCGGGGTGCCCCTGGACTCCGTGCTCGTCGACCTGGTCTCGGCCGCGCAGCTGCGCGTCGGCGAGCTCTGGGCCACCAACAGCTGGACGGTCGCGCGCGAGCACGCCGCCACCGCGGTGAGCGAGAGCGTCGTACGCCGCCTGGCCGACGACCTGCCCGTCGACCCCGACGCGGAGCTGCTGCTGGTGGCCTGCGTCGAGCGCGAGTGGCACGGCCTGCCCGCCCTGGTCGTCGCCCAGACGCTCCGCTCCTGGGGGCACCGGGTCGACCACCTCGGCGCCAACGCGACCCGGGAGCGCGTCGTCGAGCGGATCCTCGCCACCCGGCCCCGGGCGGTGCTGCTCAGCGCGTCGCTCTCGTCGTCGCTGCCCAGGGTGCACCGCCAGGTGGCCGCGATCCGCGAGACCGGGACGCCCGTCGTCGTCGGTGGCCGGGCGTTCGACTCCGCGGGCGTGCGGGCCCGCCGGCTCGGCGCCACGGCGTACGCCGGCTCCCCGCGCGATGCGGTCGAGGTGCTCGCCACGCTGCCCCACGAGGTGCCGCCGGCCCCGGAGCTCACCCACGCCGGTGTCGCCGAGGCACGCGAGCTGCAGGCCCGCGCCGACGACCTCGCCCGCGACCTCGTGCTCGGCACCGACACCCGCCTCGGGCTGAGCGGCGGCGGCGAGGCCGCCGTCCCGCCCGACGACTGGCGCGTGGTGCTGGCGACCTTCGCCCCGCACGTCGTCGACTGCGTCGTCGGCGCGCTGCTCACCGAGGACGACACCGTGCTCGCGGACAGCCGGGCCTGGCTGGCCGAGGTGCTCGCCGGCCGCGGTGCGGACCCAGCCGCCGCCGACGCGATGTGGGAGACCCTGGCCCGGCTGCTCACGGGCCTGCCCGAGGCGTCCCGGCTGCTGGGGCGGGGCTGA
- a CDS encoding DinB family protein, which translates to MTDSEHRTDDHLTGTEREQLEAFVHDGRLEMAGVLEGLSDEQARRRLVPSLTCPLAIVKHATFVEQVWFHVSLAGRTRAELGLPEAAEDSWVLTDDDTVASVLAAYRTACAEAVEIAAGCASLDDLARHNRRGPLTLRWIYAHLVRELARHAGHGDILREQILAADA; encoded by the coding sequence GTGACCGACTCCGAGCACCGCACCGACGACCACCTGACCGGCACCGAGCGCGAGCAGCTCGAGGCGTTCGTGCACGACGGCCGGCTGGAGATGGCCGGCGTGCTCGAGGGGCTCAGCGACGAGCAGGCCCGCCGGCGGCTGGTGCCGTCGCTCACGTGCCCGCTGGCGATCGTCAAGCACGCGACCTTCGTCGAGCAGGTGTGGTTCCACGTGTCGCTGGCCGGCCGGACCCGCGCCGAGCTCGGGCTGCCCGAGGCCGCGGAGGACAGCTGGGTACTCACCGACGACGACACCGTGGCGTCCGTGCTGGCGGCGTACCGCACCGCCTGTGCCGAGGCGGTCGAGATCGCCGCCGGCTGCGCGTCCCTCGACGACCTCGCGCGGCACAACCGGCGCGGTCCGCTCACGCTGCGCTGGATCTACGCCCACCTGGTCCGCGAGCTGGCCCGGCACGCAGGCCACGGCGACATCCTCCGCGAGCAGATCCTCGCCGCGGACGCCTGA